In the Astatotilapia calliptera chromosome 5, fAstCal1.2, whole genome shotgun sequence genome, one interval contains:
- the LOC113022957 gene encoding uncharacterized protein LOC113022957: protein MKHSADEDTVKKKMKLTFVYRHNMVLDPLLSSNILSVFPRFKDIKGLIEQDFVLMFGEDVSGRLLERWPTTFKRKIIQQGRKLPSTSDLEELLLAADSPEDATEVNADIGWDSDLSAILLLLHLIPPSGQGRKRPGKVSASQAERHLVVFKETGTNIQEHLDAITTSTQPYLLPVGVKKHDIHQFFIILDKNAIPCKSTSSLGAFDELFKAHFVFGTSYNTMLHNMYTFIQTTVYNIDVGKIKESPRVAEIRTRLLR from the exons ATGAAACATTCAGCTGATGAAGACACAgtcaagaagaagatgaagttgACATTTGTTTATCGACACAACATGGTCCTTGACCCCCTGCTGTCAAGCAACATACTGTCTGTGTTTCCACGTTTCAAAGATATCAAAGGCTTG ATCGAACAGGATTTTGTACTGATGTTTGGTGAGGATGTATCAGGCAGGTTGCTGGAGAGGTGGCCAACAACATTCAAAAGAAAGATTATCCAACAAGGCAGAAAGCTTCCTTCTACCAGTGACCTGGAAGAACTCTTGCTGGCAGCTGACTCTCCTGAGGATGCCACTGAAGTTAATGCTGACATTG gCTGGGACAGTGACCTCTCAGCGATTCTATTGCTATTACATTTGATTCCACCATCTGGTCAGGGTCGGAAGAGACCAGGAAAGGTGTCAGCTTCTCAAGCAGAAAGGCATCTTGTGGTCTTCAAGgag ACTGGAACAAATATCCAAGAGCACCTTGATGCCATCACTACCAGCACTCAACCCTACCTCCTGCCTGTTGGGGTGAAAAAGCATGACATCCACCAGTTCTTCATTATTCTTGACAAGAATGCCATACCATGCAAGTCTACCTCTTCACTTGGTGCTTTTGATGAACTGtttaaagcacattttgtgTTTGGCACATCTTACAACACCATGCTTCACAACATGTACACGTTCATCCAAACCACTGTGTACAATATAGATGTTGGCAAAATCAAAGAAAGTCCCAGAGTTGCTGAAATAAGGACAAGGTTGCTTCGTTAG